In Primulina huaijiensis isolate GDHJ02 chromosome 6, ASM1229523v2, whole genome shotgun sequence, a single window of DNA contains:
- the LOC140979037 gene encoding uncharacterized protein gives MVVSETLMETQLMRFQSFQPPILKGTETPVDCENWLEDIEMLFEFLDFIDDCRVKLIGNQLREVARSWWLVTKEALEQRGPVITWKIFKVEFYQRFFPVSYRQDKSAYFANLRQGQLNIDEYLTQFFTLLRFAPHVARNDAAVFDQFIQRLNPEIRTLVNVKQPNKFADTLNRARRAETVLMRQK, from the coding sequence ATGGTTGTGTCAGAAACTCTGATGGAAACACAGTTGatgaggtttcagtcattccaacCTCCgattctgaagggtactgagacgcCAGTCGATTGTGAAAATTGGCTAGAGGACATAGAAATGCTATTtgaatttcttgatttcataGATGATTgtagagttaaactgattgggaacCAGTTACGGGAAGTCGCAAGGAGTTGGTGGCTGGTAACCAAAGAAGCCTTAGAACAGCGTGGTCCAGTGATAACatggaaaatttttaaagttgaattctatcaaagattcTTTCCCGTATCATACAGACAGGATAAAAGTGCATATTTTGCAAATTTaagacagggtcagttgaatattgatgagtaTTTGACCCAGTTCTTCACCTTGCTACGTTTTGCCCCTCACGTGGCTAGGAATGATGCAgctgtatttgatcagttcatcCAGAGATTGAATCCGGAGATACGTACATTGGTAAATGTGAAACAACCGAATAAATTTGCGGATACACTGAACAGAGCCAGAAGAGCAGAAACAGTTCTGATGAGACAAAAATAA
- the LOC140978594 gene encoding protein SRC2-like, giving the protein MESRTLEIDLQYAKDLNNVNLITKMDVYVVVSISGGAMNSKQKTKSPVDHDGDANPTWNFPMKFTVDEAALQQNRLTLDFKLVCERALGDKDIGEVNVPIKELFDSLAKGEGKQILSYQVRKPSGKPKGQLTFAYKFGEKTAAALPYAAEPVPMTAYPAGSSAPYPPPPPGVYPHPVAYPAAASSEAGGHYPPPAGYPQPGGYPPSGYGYPPPPQQGFGHPPQPGYIYPPQPGYGYPPPPGYGYPPQPVQQPPKKNKFGLGLGAGLLGGALGGLLIGDIISDGGGCGGGCGGGCGGG; this is encoded by the coding sequence atggagtCTAGAACTCTGGAAATCGATCTTCAGTATGCAAAGGACCTGAACAATGTCAACCTTATCACCAAGATGGATGTTTATGTTGTTGTTTCAATTTCCGGTGGTGCTATGAACTCTAAGCAGAAGACCAAGTCTCCGGTGGATCACGACGGCGACGCTAACCCCACGTGGAATTTCCCCATGAAGTTCACGGTGGATGAGGCGGCACTGCAGCAGAACCGCCTCACGCTTGATTTCAAGCTCGTATGCGAAAGGGCTTTGGGTGACAAAGACATCGGTGAAGTCAACGTTCCCATTAAAGAACTCTTCGATTCCCTCGCGAAGGGCGAGGGGAAGCAGATTTTGAGCTACCAGGTGAGGAAACCCAGTGGCAAGCCCAAAGGTCAACTCACTTTTGCGTACAAGTTCGGCGAGAAAACTGCCGCAGCGCTGCCGTACGCAGCGGAACCCGTGCCCATGACGGCTTACCCAGCTGGATCCAGTGCGCCATACCCCCCGCCGCCACCCGGAGTGTACCCGCATCCGGTGGCTTACCCCGCCGCGGCGTCGTCGGAAGCTGGAGGACACTATCCACCACCAGCGGGATATCCGCAGCCAGGAGGGTATCCTCCGTCTGGATATGGGTACCCGCCGCCGCCACAACAAGGATTTGGGCACCCACCGCAGCCGGGTTACATTTACCCACCGCAGCCCGGTTACGGGTATCCACCGCCGCCGGGGTATGGATACCCTCCGCAGCCAGTGCAGCAACCGCCAAAGAAGAACAAGTTTGGACTTGGATTAGGTGCCGGATTATTGGGTGGCGCACTTGGAGGTTTGCTGATCGGGGATATAATTTCCGATGGCGGGGGATGCGGGGGCGGATGCGGCGGGGGATGCGGCGGTGGCTGA
- the LOC140979039 gene encoding uncharacterized protein: MLAEYSISQRFWAEAINTARYTQNRSMINKNHEKTPYEIWTSKQPEVGYFRIFGCKCFIHINGKTHLTAFDVKADNGIFLGYSAVSKAYRVYNLRTLTVEESIHIVFDESSICRENSCSIINDLLNKLDATNLEASSDDEIDLRRTGENRSKEDKIIQEQTQQVNELEDNQQTLDTQVEEGALEQEDEVIQTTESNTYGPCLRWKKNHPLELVIGNPTAPLRTRNQMINEFIHAAFVSQIEPKKIDDALLDTNCIEAMQEELNLFERSKVWHLVPRPNNTHVIGTRWVYRNKMNENCSIIRNKA, encoded by the coding sequence ATGCTAGCCGAATATAGTATCTCACAAAGGTTTTGGGCTGAAGCCATTAATACAGCCCGCTATACTCAAAACCGATCCATGATCAATAAAAATCATGAGAAGACTCCATATGAAATTTGGACCAGCAAGCAACCAGAAGTTGGATACTTTCGCATCTTTGGTTGTAAGTGTTTCATTCATATTAATGGAAAAACACATCTTACCGCTTTTGATGTCAAAGCTGACAACGGTATTTTTCTAGGATATTCAGCAGtgagcaaagcatatagagtttaTAACCTAAGAACTCTCACTGTTGAAGAATCCATACacattgtatttgatgaatcatcTATATGTCGTGAAAATAGTTGTAGCAtcataaatgatttattaaataaacttGATGCTACTAACCTTGAAGCCAGCAGTGATGATGAGATAGATCTGAGAAGAACAGGTGAGAACAGATCAAAAGAAGACAAAATCATTCAAGAACAAACTCAACAAGTGAACGAACTAGAGGACAACCAACAAACGCTAGATACACAAGTGGAAGAAGGAGCCCTAGAGCAAGAAGACGAAGTCATTCAAACAACCGAGTCTAATACATATGGACCATGTCTCAGGTGGAAGAAGAATCATCCACTAGAGCTGGTCATCGGTAACCCTACTGCTCCTCTTAGAACTAGAAatcaaatgataaatgaatttaTACATGCTGCATTCGTCTCTCAGATAGAACCTAAGAAAATAGATGATGCACTACTTGACACAAATTGCATAGAAGCCATGCAAGAAGAACTGAATCTGTTTGAAAGAAGTAAAGTTTGGCATCTAGTTCCTCGGCCTAATAACACTCATGTGATTGGAACTAGATGGGTTTATAGAAACAAAATGAATGAAAACTGTTCAATCATAAGAAACAAAGCCTGA